The Geomonas ferrireducens genome includes a window with the following:
- a CDS encoding radical SAM protein, which yields MATACKKMEKIQGHPCFGGNHHKNGRMHLAVAPKCNIKCGYCTRRHDCANESRPGVTSRLLSPEEAIVRVREVMASPITGPIIKVIGIAGPGDPLFNDETFRTFQLVDQEFPHLIKCMSTNGLLLPDKMPVLHALGLHSLTVTLNTLDPKVGGRIYSHVHYNGTTYTGEEGGEILVRNQLEGIRLAAELGMTIKINTVLIPGINDEQIPLISKKVKELGAFVMNIMPLIPQADFAHIEAPSVERLDALRRDNEKTIGQFKHCKQCRADAVGLIGENLQLATAPL from the coding sequence ATGGCAACGGCGTGCAAAAAGATGGAGAAGATCCAGGGGCATCCCTGCTTTGGCGGCAACCACCACAAAAACGGCCGGATGCATCTCGCCGTGGCTCCAAAATGCAACATCAAGTGCGGTTACTGCACCAGGCGGCACGACTGCGCCAATGAATCGCGCCCCGGCGTGACCAGCCGGTTGCTTTCCCCCGAAGAGGCGATCGTCAGAGTGCGCGAGGTGATGGCGAGCCCCATCACCGGCCCGATCATCAAGGTGATCGGCATAGCCGGTCCGGGTGATCCGCTTTTCAACGATGAAACCTTCCGGACCTTCCAGCTCGTGGACCAGGAATTCCCGCACCTCATCAAGTGCATGAGCACCAACGGTCTGCTGTTGCCTGATAAGATGCCGGTTCTGCATGCGCTTGGGCTGCACAGCCTCACCGTAACGCTCAATACCCTCGATCCCAAGGTGGGGGGCAGGATCTACTCTCATGTGCATTACAACGGCACCACCTACACAGGCGAAGAAGGTGGCGAGATCCTGGTGAGGAACCAGTTGGAGGGGATCAGGCTGGCGGCCGAACTCGGGATGACCATAAAGATCAACACGGTGCTCATCCCTGGAATAAATGACGAGCAGATACCGCTCATCTCAAAAAAGGTCAAGGAACTCGGCGCCTTCGTGATGAACATCATGCCCCTCATACCGCAGGCCGACTTCGCCCACATCGAAGCCCCTTCGGTGGAAAGGCTCGATGCCTTGCGCCGCGACAACGAGAAAACGATCGGGCAGTTCAAACACTGCAAGCAGTGCCGGGCCGACGCGGTCGGGCTCATCGGCGAGAACCTGCAGCTTGCCACGGCGCCCCTCTGA
- the fdxB gene encoding ferredoxin III, nif-specific — protein MAYITGLTKNKKEWTPQFITAIDEETCIGCGRCFKVCAHDVLNFEEVDEDDSAKMFMKVENPGNCIGCQACGRTCSKKCFTFEPVVA, from the coding sequence ATGGCTTACATCACCGGTTTGACCAAGAACAAGAAGGAGTGGACCCCGCAGTTCATCACCGCAATCGACGAAGAGACTTGCATCGGCTGCGGTCGCTGTTTCAAGGTCTGCGCCCATGACGTGCTCAACTTCGAAGAGGTTGATGAGGACGATTCGGCCAAGATGTTCATGAAAGTCGAGAATCCCGGCAACTGTATCGGCTGCCAGGCGTGCGGCAGAACCTGCTCGAAGAAGTGTTTCACCTTCGAGCCGGTGGTGGCGTAA
- the draG gene encoding ADP-ribosyl-[dinitrogen reductase] hydrolase, whose product MTVHSFHSELVSRARGAFIGLAVGDALGAPVEFMTRGEIKGKYGVLREMVGGGWLRLKPGQVTDDTEMSLCLARAINSAGGWSLRDAADNLAAWLRSKPIDVGDTCRRGIRNYMLHGTTETPPNEWDGGNGAAMRTLPVALFTVGDATLLETCTIDHAHLTHNHPLSDAATLYLGRLLHLALTGRSMQRMRREAADLVSLYPNFNFEPYKGLASGYVVDTMQTVFHCFFRSRSFEGCVTETVNQGGDADTTGAIAGALAGAYYGEEAIPARWKKKLSKGLASEIMELSEQLVQLSSLFRTS is encoded by the coding sequence ATGACCGTCCATTCCTTCCATAGCGAGTTAGTGTCCAGGGCACGCGGGGCCTTCATTGGTCTTGCGGTCGGTGACGCGCTCGGGGCTCCGGTGGAATTCATGACACGTGGCGAGATAAAGGGGAAGTACGGTGTCTTAAGAGAAATGGTGGGAGGCGGATGGCTTAGGCTCAAACCGGGACAAGTGACCGACGACACGGAGATGTCGCTCTGCCTCGCACGAGCCATCAACAGTGCCGGAGGTTGGAGCCTAAGGGATGCCGCCGACAACCTCGCCGCTTGGCTTAGGTCCAAGCCGATAGACGTCGGAGACACCTGCCGCCGCGGCATTCGGAACTACATGCTGCATGGCACGACCGAGACCCCGCCGAACGAATGGGACGGAGGCAACGGCGCCGCTATGCGAACCCTTCCCGTCGCCCTCTTTACCGTTGGCGACGCCACCCTTCTCGAGACCTGCACCATCGACCATGCCCATCTGACCCATAACCATCCTCTCTCCGACGCGGCCACCCTTTACCTCGGCCGCTTGCTGCATCTGGCCCTTACCGGCCGTTCCATGCAGCGCATGAGACGCGAAGCTGCCGACCTGGTTTCCCTCTACCCGAATTTCAATTTCGAGCCGTACAAAGGGCTTGCCTCAGGCTACGTGGTCGACACTATGCAGACCGTCTTCCACTGCTTCTTCAGATCGCGTTCTTTCGAAGGATGTGTGACGGAAACGGTAAACCAGGGAGGAGACGCCGACACGACTGGCGCCATAGCCGGCGCACTAGCCGGTGCTTACTACGGCGAGGAAGCGATCCCGGCACGGTGGAAGAAGAAGCTTTCCAAGGGACTTGCGAGCGAAATCATGGAGCTGTCCGAGCAGCTGGTGCAGCTTTCGTCGCTATTCCGAACTTCTTAA
- the nifH gene encoding nitrogenase iron protein, producing MRQIAIYGKGGIGKSTTTQNTVAGLASIGKKVMIVGCDPKADSTRLILHAKAQSTVMDLVRELGTVEDLELEDVMKVGYGDVKCVESGGPEPGVGCAGRGVITAINFLEENGAYTPDLDFVFYDVLGDVVCGGFAMPIREGKAEEIYIVCSGEMMAMYAANNIAKGILKYASSGKVRLAGLICNARKTDKEYELIDALAKKLGTQMIHFVPRDNQVQRAELRRMTVIEYSPDHPQANEYRTLAQKIADNKMLVVPTPLEMEELEDLLMEFGIMEAEDESIVGVAEAAAV from the coding sequence ATGAGACAGATCGCGATTTACGGCAAGGGCGGCATCGGCAAATCCACTACCACCCAGAACACCGTGGCAGGCCTCGCCTCCATCGGCAAGAAGGTAATGATCGTAGGCTGCGATCCCAAGGCGGACTCGACCCGCCTGATCCTGCACGCGAAGGCGCAGTCCACCGTCATGGACCTCGTGCGTGAGCTCGGCACGGTGGAGGATCTGGAGCTTGAGGACGTGATGAAGGTCGGCTACGGCGACGTGAAATGTGTCGAGTCCGGCGGGCCGGAGCCGGGTGTCGGCTGTGCAGGGCGCGGCGTCATCACCGCCATCAACTTCCTCGAGGAGAACGGGGCCTACACTCCGGACCTCGACTTCGTGTTCTACGACGTTCTGGGCGACGTCGTCTGCGGCGGGTTCGCGATGCCGATCCGCGAAGGGAAGGCGGAAGAGATCTACATCGTCTGCTCCGGCGAGATGATGGCCATGTACGCCGCCAACAACATCGCCAAGGGGATCCTGAAATACGCCTCCTCCGGCAAGGTGAGGCTCGCCGGACTGATCTGCAACGCGAGAAAGACGGACAAGGAGTACGAGCTGATCGACGCCCTGGCCAAGAAGCTTGGCACCCAGATGATCCACTTCGTTCCCCGCGACAACCAGGTGCAGCGCGCTGAACTGCGCAGGATGACCGTCATCGAGTATTCCCCGGATCACCCGCAGGCCAACGAGTACCGCACCCTTGCCCAGAAGATCGCGGACAACAAGATGCTGGTGGTCCCGACCCCGCTCGAGATGGAGGAGTTGGAAGACCTCCTCATGGAGTTCGGCATCATGGAGGCCGAGGACGAGAGCATCGTGGGCGTGGCCGAGGCGGCAGCGGTCTAA
- the nifX gene encoding nitrogen fixation protein NifX yields the protein MKIAFTSKTGESIDMHFGQADSFHVWEVGPDEAHYVQTLTVGESGSDEEDRIAARANLLTDCAIVYTMQIGGPAAAKLVAKRIHPMKTNVEVGLKESIERMQEVLRGNPPPWLRKAMNKDLATSFLDEE from the coding sequence ATGAAGATCGCTTTTACGAGTAAAACCGGTGAATCCATCGACATGCATTTCGGGCAGGCTGATTCGTTCCACGTGTGGGAAGTTGGGCCGGACGAAGCGCACTACGTTCAGACCCTCACCGTCGGCGAAAGCGGCAGCGACGAGGAGGACCGCATCGCCGCGAGGGCGAATCTCCTCACCGACTGCGCCATCGTCTATACCATGCAGATCGGAGGACCGGCTGCGGCCAAGCTCGTCGCTAAACGCATCCATCCCATGAAGACCAACGTGGAGGTTGGGCTCAAGGAATCGATCGAACGGATGCAAGAGGTGCTTAGGGGAAACCCGCCGCCCTGGTTGCGTAAGGCGATGAACAAGGACCTCGCGACTTCTTTCCTCGACGAAGAGTAG
- a CDS encoding NifB/NifX family molybdenum-iron cluster-binding protein: MLFAVASRDGKEINQHFGHVERFLIYRVEDDTVSFVEERPVEKYCRFDPEHPLRAHTLKDTADALKGCRAVVCSMIGEAPKGELERLGVEPYVIEGEIEPVLKDLAKVL, from the coding sequence ATGCTTTTTGCAGTCGCGTCCAGAGATGGCAAGGAAATCAACCAGCACTTCGGGCATGTTGAGCGCTTCCTGATCTACCGCGTGGAGGACGATACGGTGAGTTTCGTAGAGGAGCGTCCGGTCGAGAAGTACTGCCGCTTCGACCCGGAGCACCCGCTCAGGGCTCACACGCTGAAGGACACCGCCGACGCCCTCAAAGGATGCCGCGCCGTGGTCTGTTCCATGATTGGTGAAGCCCCGAAGGGTGAGTTAGAGCGCCTCGGCGTCGAGCCGTACGTGATAGAAGGCGAGATAGAGCCTGTCTTGAAGGATCTTGCCAAAGTACTGTAG
- a CDS encoding NAD(+)--dinitrogen-reductase ADP-D-ribosyltransferase, whose protein sequence is MENSFNHCNLPPWVIASRHFNDHPQTLEIQGVRAVNRFLFDKLDGIDSAEERASVFNDYMSVKFQLHQWQQETAVARKSLKNSYLRFLRGWMMDSNSVEGAVLKGWVESRMGLAPTFHNVRIAGIHDQNYLQYAIDRTKGSARTSAINSQLDLLYEYCQYELAKRYPDRKHLTLYRGTFERSEHDKLETVSKREEIVRLNNLNSFTTDEERAWEFGFIVWEVRVPLAKIFFFSELLPNSILKGEGECLVVGGEFRVKRLMCTV, encoded by the coding sequence ATGGAGAATTCATTCAACCACTGCAACCTTCCCCCGTGGGTCATCGCTTCCCGCCACTTCAACGACCACCCGCAAACCCTCGAGATCCAGGGGGTGCGCGCGGTGAACCGTTTCCTCTTCGACAAGCTCGACGGCATAGATTCCGCCGAAGAGCGCGCGTCAGTCTTCAACGACTACATGTCGGTGAAATTCCAGTTGCATCAATGGCAGCAGGAAACCGCTGTTGCGCGAAAGAGTCTCAAGAACAGCTACCTCCGCTTTCTCCGGGGGTGGATGATGGATTCCAACTCGGTGGAGGGGGCCGTGCTGAAAGGATGGGTGGAGAGCCGGATGGGGCTTGCGCCTACCTTCCACAACGTGCGCATCGCCGGTATCCACGACCAAAATTACCTGCAGTACGCCATCGACCGCACCAAGGGGAGTGCACGCACTTCTGCCATCAATTCTCAGCTGGACCTGCTCTACGAATACTGCCAGTACGAACTCGCCAAGCGCTATCCCGACCGCAAGCACCTCACCCTGTACCGCGGAACCTTCGAGCGCTCCGAACACGACAAACTCGAGACCGTCTCGAAGCGAGAAGAGATCGTGCGCCTCAACAACCTGAATTCGTTCACGACCGACGAGGAACGGGCGTGGGAATTCGGCTTCATCGTTTGGGAGGTCCGGGTCCCACTCGCCAAGATCTTCTTTTTCAGTGAGCTTCTGCCCAATTCCATCTTGAAAGGTGAGGGAGAGTGCCTCGTAGTCGGCGGGGAGTTCCGGGTCAAACGGCTCATGTGTACCGTGTAG
- a CDS encoding bifunctional nitrogenase iron-molybdenum cofactor biosynthesis protein NifEN, which yields MAKPDWYDTTDCETHDAGAPKFCKKSEPGEGTERSCAYDGARVVLMPITDVIHLVHGPIACAGNSWDNRGARSSDSQIYRRGFTTEMLQNDVIFGGEKKLYRAIQELAARYPEAKAIFVYATCVTSMTGDDIEAVCKAARDKVSVPVIPVNTPGFIGDKNIGNRLAGETLFKYVIGTAEPEYTTDYDINLIGEYNIAGDLWGMLPLFERLGIRVLSCISGDAKFEDLRYAHRAKLNVIVCSKSLTNLAKKMQKNYGIPYLEESFYGMTDVAKALRDIARELDDQVNGLEKRVMQERVEALIAECEEACRAELAPYRERLVGKRAVLFTGGVKTWSMVNALAELGVDILAAGTQNSTLEDFYRMKALMHEDASIIADTSTAGLLSVMYDKLPDLIVAGGKTKYLALKTKTPFLDINHGRSHPYAGYSGMVTFAKQLDLTVNNPIWSALNLKAPWEKDAASLEADLAFAAGHAARLAGLDMKASRVKVPTKHATVNPQKNSPALGATLAYLGIDGMLGLLHGAQGCSTFIRLQLSRHFKESIALNSTSMSEEAAIFGGWENLKLGLNRVMEKFKPEVVGVMTTGLTETMGDDVRSAIVKFREAHPEHDNIPVIHASTPDYCGSMQEGYAAAVEAILATIPEGDIPVPGQVSILPGCHLTPAEVEEIAELCRAFGLDPIVVPDISNALDGHIDATVSALSVGGIAVERIKAAGRSQATLYFGDSLADAAAVLKDKYGIPSYGFTSITGLVESDLLMATLAKVSGRPVPERLRRWRSRLMDAMVDCHYQFGQKKIALALEADHLKGMTSFLASLGCDIQVAIAATRTRGLDQLPVENLFVGDLEDLEKSAAGADLLVANSNGRQAAKKLGIGAHLRTGMPVFDRLGSHHKMWVGYQGTLNLIFELANIFQANAKEAQKLAHN from the coding sequence ATGGCGAAGCCGGATTGGTACGACACGACAGATTGCGAGACACACGACGCCGGGGCTCCCAAGTTCTGCAAGAAATCCGAACCGGGCGAAGGGACCGAGCGCAGCTGCGCCTACGACGGTGCGCGCGTCGTCCTCATGCCCATAACTGATGTCATTCACCTGGTGCACGGCCCCATCGCCTGCGCCGGAAACTCCTGGGACAACCGCGGCGCGCGTTCCTCCGACTCTCAGATCTACCGCCGCGGCTTCACCACAGAGATGCTGCAAAATGACGTGATCTTCGGCGGCGAGAAGAAGCTCTATCGCGCCATCCAGGAACTCGCGGCGCGCTACCCCGAGGCGAAGGCGATCTTCGTCTACGCTACCTGCGTTACCTCCATGACCGGCGATGACATCGAGGCGGTCTGCAAGGCGGCCCGCGACAAGGTGAGCGTACCGGTGATCCCGGTGAACACCCCCGGTTTCATCGGCGACAAGAACATCGGCAACCGCCTCGCGGGCGAGACACTCTTCAAATACGTGATCGGCACGGCTGAGCCCGAATACACCACCGACTACGACATAAACCTGATCGGCGAGTACAACATAGCCGGAGATCTCTGGGGCATGCTGCCGCTCTTCGAGCGGCTCGGCATCCGTGTCCTTTCCTGCATCAGCGGGGACGCCAAGTTCGAGGACCTGCGCTACGCACACCGTGCGAAGCTGAACGTCATCGTATGTTCGAAGAGCCTCACCAACCTAGCCAAGAAGATGCAGAAGAATTACGGCATCCCGTACCTGGAAGAATCCTTTTACGGCATGACCGACGTGGCGAAGGCGCTGCGCGACATCGCCCGCGAACTGGACGACCAGGTGAACGGCCTGGAGAAGCGGGTCATGCAGGAGCGGGTCGAGGCGCTTATCGCCGAATGCGAGGAGGCCTGCCGCGCTGAATTGGCGCCATACCGCGAGCGGCTCGTCGGGAAGAGGGCGGTTCTCTTCACCGGCGGCGTTAAGACCTGGTCCATGGTTAACGCGCTGGCCGAACTTGGTGTCGACATCCTCGCGGCCGGAACGCAGAACTCCACGCTTGAGGACTTCTACCGGATGAAGGCGCTCATGCACGAAGACGCCTCCATCATCGCGGACACCAGCACGGCGGGGCTTTTATCCGTCATGTACGACAAGCTTCCCGACCTGATCGTGGCCGGAGGGAAGACCAAGTACCTGGCCCTCAAGACTAAGACGCCGTTTCTGGACATCAACCACGGTCGCAGCCACCCATACGCCGGTTATTCAGGCATGGTCACCTTTGCAAAGCAGCTCGACCTGACCGTGAACAACCCGATCTGGTCCGCGCTGAACTTGAAGGCACCCTGGGAGAAGGATGCCGCCTCGCTTGAAGCGGATCTCGCGTTTGCCGCGGGACACGCAGCGCGTCTTGCCGGCCTCGACATGAAAGCTTCCCGCGTGAAGGTCCCGACGAAGCACGCGACGGTGAACCCGCAGAAGAACTCTCCGGCCCTCGGCGCGACACTTGCCTACCTGGGCATCGACGGCATGCTGGGTCTTTTGCACGGCGCCCAGGGATGCTCAACCTTCATAAGGCTGCAGCTCTCGCGTCACTTCAAGGAGTCCATCGCGCTCAACTCGACCAGCATGAGCGAGGAGGCCGCCATCTTCGGTGGGTGGGAGAATCTGAAGCTGGGGCTGAACCGCGTCATGGAGAAGTTCAAGCCTGAGGTGGTCGGCGTGATGACCACCGGTCTCACCGAGACCATGGGGGATGACGTGAGAAGCGCGATCGTGAAGTTCCGCGAGGCGCATCCAGAGCACGATAACATCCCGGTGATCCACGCCTCCACGCCTGACTACTGCGGCTCGATGCAGGAGGGATACGCCGCCGCGGTCGAGGCGATCCTCGCCACCATCCCGGAAGGGGATATCCCTGTACCTGGACAGGTAAGTATTCTGCCCGGGTGTCATCTGACACCGGCGGAAGTGGAGGAAATCGCAGAGTTGTGCCGGGCTTTCGGGCTCGACCCTATCGTCGTTCCCGACATCTCCAACGCGCTTGACGGACACATCGACGCGACGGTCTCGGCCCTATCCGTAGGTGGGATCGCCGTCGAACGGATCAAGGCTGCGGGCAGAAGCCAAGCGACGCTCTATTTTGGAGATTCGCTGGCCGATGCCGCCGCAGTTCTGAAGGACAAGTATGGCATCCCGAGTTACGGCTTCACCTCGATTACGGGCCTCGTCGAGTCCGACCTCCTGATGGCGACGCTTGCCAAGGTTTCCGGGCGCCCCGTTCCCGAGAGGCTCAGGCGCTGGCGGAGCCGTCTCATGGACGCCATGGTCGACTGCCATTACCAGTTCGGTCAGAAGAAGATCGCTCTGGCGCTGGAGGCCGACCACCTGAAGGGGATGACCTCTTTCCTGGCGAGCCTTGGCTGCGACATCCAGGTGGCCATCGCCGCGACGAGGACGCGTGGGCTGGACCAGTTGCCAGTGGAGAATCTCTTCGTGGGAGATCTGGAGGATCTGGAAAAGAGTGCGGCCGGCGCAGACCTTCTGGTCGCGAACTCGAATGGCAGGCAGGCCGCGAAGAAACTGGGTATAGGGGCGCACCTGAGGACCGGGATGCCGGTGTTCGATCGGCTCGGCTCGCATCACAAGATGTGGGTCGGTTACCAGGGAACGCTGAACCTCATCTTCGAGCTTGCCAACATCTTCCAGGCAAATGCGAAAGAAGCGCAGAAGCTGGCGCACAACTAA
- the nifD gene encoding nitrogenase molybdenum-iron protein alpha chain — protein MSEETKKKLDGITMESTQAMIDAAMEIYPDKAKKKRAPHLAPNAGEGACVKSNRKTVPGIMSARGCAYAGAKGVVWGPIRDMVHVSHGPVGCGWYSWGTRRNLVTGVNGVSQFAMQFTSDFQEKDIVYGGDKKLRTLLEEAHELFPLAKGISVLSECPVGLIGDDINSVAKTASKDLDIPVIPCNCEGFRGVSQSLGHHISNDTIRDHIIGTREFREPASPYDIALIGDYNIGGDVWSVKPLLEEIGLNVKAVWTGDGELEKIAATHTVKLNLIHCYRSMNYMCRVMEEKYGIPWVEFNFFGPTKIRESLRKIAEYFDDYIKERVEAVIAKYDPIMQAVIDEYRPRLEGKTVMLYVGGLRPRHTVNAYADLGMTVVGSGYEFAHGDDYERTSPEMPEATVIYDDASEHELEQFVNELRPDLVGSGIKEKYLFQKMGIPFRQMHSWDYSGPYHAYNGFPIFARDIDMAVNSPTWKLVNAPF, from the coding sequence ATGTCTGAGGAAACAAAGAAGAAGTTAGACGGCATCACCATGGAGTCGACGCAGGCGATGATCGACGCCGCCATGGAGATCTATCCCGATAAGGCGAAGAAGAAGAGGGCGCCGCACTTGGCCCCGAACGCGGGGGAGGGGGCGTGCGTCAAGAGCAACCGCAAGACGGTCCCCGGCATCATGAGCGCCCGTGGCTGCGCCTATGCCGGCGCCAAGGGGGTCGTCTGGGGCCCGATCCGAGACATGGTGCACGTCTCGCACGGCCCGGTCGGCTGCGGCTGGTACTCCTGGGGAACGCGCAGAAACCTCGTCACCGGCGTGAACGGCGTCTCCCAGTTCGCCATGCAGTTCACCTCCGACTTCCAGGAGAAGGACATCGTCTACGGCGGCGACAAGAAGCTCAGGACCCTTCTCGAGGAAGCCCACGAGCTCTTCCCGCTCGCCAAGGGGATCTCGGTCCTCTCCGAGTGCCCGGTAGGCCTCATCGGTGACGACATCAACTCGGTGGCGAAGACTGCCTCGAAGGATCTCGACATCCCGGTCATCCCCTGCAACTGCGAGGGGTTCCGCGGCGTGTCCCAGTCGCTTGGCCACCACATCTCCAACGACACCATCCGCGACCACATCATCGGCACCCGCGAGTTCCGCGAGCCGGCGAGCCCGTACGACATCGCCCTGATCGGCGACTACAACATCGGCGGCGACGTCTGGAGCGTTAAACCTCTGCTTGAGGAAATAGGGCTCAACGTCAAGGCGGTGTGGACTGGTGACGGCGAACTCGAAAAGATCGCGGCGACCCACACGGTGAAGCTGAACCTGATCCACTGCTACCGCTCCATGAACTACATGTGCCGCGTCATGGAAGAGAAGTACGGCATCCCCTGGGTCGAGTTCAACTTCTTCGGCCCGACCAAGATCCGCGAGAGCCTGAGAAAGATCGCCGAGTACTTCGACGACTACATCAAGGAGAGGGTGGAGGCGGTGATCGCCAAGTACGATCCGATCATGCAGGCGGTCATCGACGAGTACCGGCCGCGCCTGGAAGGTAAGACGGTAATGCTCTACGTCGGCGGCCTGCGCCCCCGCCACACCGTGAACGCCTACGCGGACCTCGGCATGACCGTGGTCGGCTCCGGTTACGAGTTCGCCCACGGCGACGACTACGAGAGGACCTCCCCCGAGATGCCCGAGGCGACCGTCATCTACGACGACGCCTCCGAACACGAACTCGAGCAGTTCGTAAACGAGCTGCGCCCCGACCTGGTCGGCTCCGGCATCAAGGAGAAGTACCTGTTCCAGAAGATGGGCATCCCGTTCCGCCAGATGCACTCCTGGGACTACTCAGGCCCGTACCATGCCTACAACGGCTTCCCGATCTTCGCCCGCGACATCGACATGGCGGTGAACAGCCCGACCTGGAAGCTCGTCAACGCGCCTTTCTAG
- the nifK gene encoding nitrogenase molybdenum-iron protein subunit beta produces the protein MTAEAAVKYVTEIPEEEVTRVSEWINSEEYKEKNFARQALVINPAHACQPLGAELAAHGFEGTLPFVHGSQGCASYYRSTFNRHFREPAPAVSDSMTEDGAVFGGQNNLHEGLENAYTIYKPKMMAIFTSCMPEVIGDDLTAFIKNARNKGIVPQHYPLPYANTPSFNGSHVHGYDAMLLSILQTLTEGKKIEGRCTGKLNLIAGFDANTGNYREYKRILKEIGIPYTLLADISESFDSPLDGTYRAYPGGTPLEDAADSINGKVTLTVAPYASAKTFNWIKDNFSGKHISMPTPFGVEKTDQFLMTLAKEFGKPIPESLKAERGRAVDAMTDAHQYIHGKKFALYGDPDYLTGYVTFLLEMGARPYHILCSKGTKKLEKELQALLDGSPYGAGCKIYINKDLWHMRSLLMTDPVDAVIGDTHGKFMARDAKVPLFRFGFPIFDRVNLHRAPLIGYQGAINMLTAICNKFIDIRDETCDDRNFEMMR, from the coding sequence ATGACTGCAGAAGCTGCCGTGAAATATGTCACCGAGATACCCGAAGAGGAAGTGACGCGGGTTTCCGAGTGGATCAATAGCGAGGAGTACAAGGAGAAGAACTTCGCCCGCCAGGCGCTGGTGATCAACCCGGCCCACGCCTGTCAGCCGCTGGGTGCGGAGCTTGCCGCGCACGGTTTCGAAGGGACGCTCCCCTTCGTGCACGGCTCCCAGGGGTGCGCCTCCTATTACCGCTCCACTTTCAACCGTCACTTCCGCGAGCCGGCGCCGGCCGTGTCCGATTCCATGACTGAGGACGGCGCGGTGTTCGGGGGGCAGAACAACCTGCACGAAGGGCTGGAAAACGCCTACACCATCTATAAGCCGAAGATGATGGCGATCTTCACCTCGTGCATGCCGGAGGTCATCGGCGACGACCTGACCGCGTTCATCAAGAACGCGAGGAACAAGGGAATCGTGCCGCAGCACTACCCGCTCCCCTACGCAAACACCCCGAGCTTCAACGGCTCGCACGTTCACGGCTACGATGCCATGCTCCTTTCCATCCTGCAGACCCTCACCGAGGGTAAGAAGATCGAGGGGCGCTGCACCGGCAAGTTGAACCTCATCGCCGGGTTCGACGCCAACACCGGCAACTACCGCGAGTACAAGAGGATCCTTAAGGAGATCGGCATCCCGTACACGCTTCTTGCCGACATCTCCGAATCCTTCGATTCCCCGCTCGACGGCACCTATCGCGCATACCCGGGCGGCACGCCGCTCGAGGACGCGGCCGACTCCATCAACGGGAAGGTGACCCTGACCGTCGCCCCCTACGCGAGCGCCAAGACCTTCAACTGGATCAAGGACAACTTCTCCGGCAAGCACATCTCCATGCCGACCCCGTTCGGCGTCGAGAAGACAGACCAGTTCCTGATGACCCTCGCCAAGGAATTCGGCAAGCCGATCCCCGAATCCCTGAAGGCGGAGAGGGGGCGCGCCGTCGACGCCATGACTGACGCGCACCAGTACATCCACGGCAAGAAGTTCGCCCTTTACGGCGACCCCGACTACCTGACCGGGTACGTCACCTTCCTCCTGGAGATGGGTGCGCGTCCGTACCACATCCTCTGCAGCAAGGGGACTAAGAAGCTCGAAAAAGAGCTGCAGGCGCTCCTCGACGGCTCCCCCTACGGCGCCGGGTGCAAGATCTACATCAACAAGGACCTCTGGCACATGAGGAGCCTCCTCATGACCGATCCGGTTGACGCCGTCATCGGCGACACCCACGGCAAGTTCATGGCCCGCGATGCCAAGGTGCCGCTGTTCCGCTTCGGCTTCCCGATCTTCGATCGCGTGAACCTGCACCGTGCGCCGCTCATAGGCTATCAGGGCGCCATCAACATGCTGACCGCCATCTGCAACAAGTTCATCGACATCCGTGATGAGACCTGTGACGACCGTAACTTCGAGATGATGAGGTAA